The Microbulbifer sp. TB1203 nucleotide sequence TGCAATGTCGCTCGGGATTTGTATTCTCGGTTTTGAGTGGGTAAGGCGTATCGGAATGCGGTTGGCCGGGGTGGATGCCGATCGCACTATACATTCCGGGCCGCAGGTACCCGTCTCGACCGGCCTGTGAGCCGCTTGGGAAGTTTTCACGATTTGAAAAAATGGCTGGGGCGGTAGGATTCGAACCTACGCATGACGGGATCAAAACCCGCTGCCTTACCGCTTGGCTACGCCCCAGTATCGGGACGGCGAAAAATATATTTTCGCCGATTGAAAATGGTAGCAAGGGGGAGACTTGAACTCCCGACCTCAGCATTATGAGTGCTGCGCTCTAACCGGCTGAGCTACCTTGCCACTTTGACCCGGCTCAGGTCCGGGGTGATTTCCGGGCCAACCGAGGGCGCGCATTATCGGGCCCTGAAGCGGGGCTGTCAACCCCTGTTTTCGCTGTCTTTTCAGTAGGTTAGCGCAGTCACCGGCCTTTTCCGACAGCGGCGAGAAGAGAGCCGCAAACCACCGCCAGGGCGCCCAGCCAGCTGATCCAGTTCAACGGTTCCACCTCGATATAACCGGGCCACAGTGCGCCTATGGCGGCGCTCAGGGCCAGGGTCGTCAGCGGTACCAGGGCCAGGGTGGCGCTGACGCGGGAAGCCTCCCAACTGGCCAGGGCCTTGGCGAAGGCGCCATAGGCGATCAGGGTATTGGCGGTGAGGAACAGCAACAGCAGCCAACCGAGCCAGTCCAGTTGTGCGACGCTGGTGGGCTCCGACAGGGGCAGGAAGCTAACGGTGCCGGCGAAGTAGATCAGTACCAGCAGGTCCTGCGGCGTGGCGTGGGCCAGGATTTTCTTCTGGAAGAATCCGTACACTGACCAGCCGATCGCCGCCACCACGATAAGCCCAAGCCCCATCAGGTATTCGCTGTCCGCGCCGCTCACGAGCTCCGGCAGGCGCTGGTTGAAGAACAGCGGCAGGCCCGCCGCCACCAGCAGGACCCCGAGCCACTGGCGCGGCGAAAAGCGCTCCCCCAGCCAGAACACACTGGCGATCAACAGCATCAGCGGCGCCAGTTGAATGACGATCTGGGCGGCGCCGGCGGTGATGAACTTGAGGCCGGAGGCGTAGGTCAGGTAGTTGGTGAGCAGGCCGATCACCGCGCACAGGGTGAAAGGCAGCAGGGCGCGCTGGAACAGCTGGCGCAGGTTGAGCTGGTGCGACCAGCTATAGTAGCCACCGGCCAACACCGCGGCGCCCACAAAGCGGTACCAGGTGGCGGTGGTGGCACTGATGGTGTCCAGCAGACCCTTGAGAGCAATGGGTAGCAGGGCCCACATAAATACGGTGATCAGTGCCAGGGGCAGGCCGATTTTCCAGTTGGATTGGGTCATGTGGTGAGGCGCCGGTAGGAGCGGCCGTTGGCCGCGATGGGCATAGTCGGCGCAGAGTCGGGCTGGCTATCTATCGCGGCCAACGGCCGCTCCTACTAAAAAGGAGTTGTTCGTCGTTAGACGTTAAAGCGGAAATGGATCACGTCGCCGTCCGCGACGATATAGTCCTTGCCTTCCAGGCGCCATTTTCCCGCTTCCTTGGCGCCGGCTTCGCCGTTGTAGGTGACGAAATCGCTGTAGCTCACCACCTCCGCGCGGATAAAACCTTTCTCGAAATCCGTGTGGATCCTGCCCGCGGCCTGGGGCGCGGTGGCGCCGACGGGGATGGTCCAGGCGCGCACTTCCTTGACCCCTGCGGTGAAGTAGGTGTGCAGTCCCAGCAGTTGATAGCCGGCGCGGATCACGCGGTTGAGGCCCGGCTCCTCCATGCCCAGTTCTTCCAGGAATTCCTGCTTCTCGTCGTCGTCCAGCTCGGCGATTTCCGATTCCAGTTTATTGCAGATAGGCACCAGTACCGCGTTTTCCTCCGCGGCGATGGCGGCCACCGCATCCAGGTGCGGATTGTTCTCGAAGCCGTCCTCGTCCACGTTGGCGATATACATGGTGGGCTTGACGGTGAGCAGGCTCAGTTCGCGGAGATCCGCCAATTCGTCTTCTCCCAGGCCCATGGAGCGCAGCGGCCTGGCCTCGTTCAGGTGTGGCTGGATCTTTTCCAGCAGCGCCTTCATCCGGATCGCGTGCTTGTCCTGGCCCTTGGCGGCGCGGGTAAAGCGCTGCAGGGCCTTCTCCACGGTTTCCAGGTCCGCCAGCGCCAGTTCGGTGTTGATTACCTCGATGTCCGATACCGGGTGCACCTGGTTGGCCACGTGGATGACGTTGTCGTCTTCAAAGCAGCGCACCACATGGGCGATGGCGTCGGTTTCGCGGATATTGGCGAGGAACTTGTTGCCCAGGCCCTCGCCCTTGGAGGCGCCCGCCACCAGACCGGCGATGTCGGTGAATTCCATGGTGGTGGGGATCACCCGCTGGGGCTTGACGATCTCTGCCAGCTTATCCAGGCGCGGGTCCGGTACCGGCACCACGCCTGCGTTGGGCTCGATGGTGCAGAAGGGGAAATTTTCCGCGTCGATACCCGCCTTGGTGAGGGCATTGAACAAAGTGGATTTGCCTACGTTGGGCAGTCCGACGATACCGCAAGTAAAACCCATGGTGTTTTTCCGGTTGCGTAGGGTGCGCCGCGCGCGCTCTACGTTTTGCTGTTGGTGTGGAGTTCTTTCATGGCCGCACCCCAGTCGCCGGAAGCGGCAATGGGCATCGCGTCGACGGCGCGGTCGATGGCGTCTGCCAGTTGCTCCTGTTCCGCGCCCGGGGCGCGCTGGAGCACATAGTTGACCACATCGCGGGCACTGCCCGGGTGGCCGATACCGAGGCGCAGGCGCATAAAGTCGCGATTGTTGCCCAGTGCGGAGATGATATCCCTCAAGCCGTTGTGGCCGCCGTGGCCGCCGCCGGATTTGAGGCGCGCGGTGCCCGGTGGCAGGTCCAGTTCATCGTGGGCCACCAGTATTGCCTGGACGGGTATCTTGAAGAAGTGCGCCAGCGGGGCCACGGACTGGCCGCTGCGATTCATATAGGTGGTGGGAATCAGCAGGCGGATATCTTCGCCGCCGATCCGCACCCGGCCGCTGAGGCCGCGGTATTTGCTGTCCGGCACGAGCTGGGCGCCATGGCGGCGCGCCAGCTCGGCGACGAAGTCGGCACCGGCGTTGTGGCGTGTCCGGTCGTACTCGGGGCCGGGGTTGCCCAGGCCCACGATCAACTGGATTGGCGTATCCGGTACTTTCGACAATGTGCTTACTCTTAGCTTTCGCCGCTCTCGCCTTCAGCTTCACCCTCGGCTGCCGCTTCGATAGCGCCGCGGGGCTTGTGTACTGAAGCGACAACCAGGTCGTGGTCCGGGCCGTGGGACAGGGCAACAGACTCGACGCCGGCGGGCAGTTTCAGGTCGGAGATGTGGATAGTGCCGTCCATTTCCAGGTCGGCCAGGTCCACTTCGATAAACTCCGGCAGCTTGGCGGCGGGGGCGCTGATTTCCAGCTCGGTCAGGGTGTGGGACACAATGCCGCCAGCCTTGACGCCTTTGCAGGTGTCTTCATTGAGGAAGTGCAGGGGCGCCTTGATATGGACCTTGGTGTCGCCGGACACCCGCTGGAAATCCACGTGCAGCAGCTGCTGCTTGGCTGGGTGGCGCTGCAGATCCCGCAGGATCACTTTCTCTGCCTTGCCGTCCACGTCCAGGGACACGACGGAGGAGAAAAAGGCTTCGTTTTCCAGGGCCTTGAACAGCTCCTTCTGCAGAACGGAGATGGATTGCGGCTCGGCCTTGCCACCGTACACGATGCCGGGGACACGACCTTCCTGGCGACGCAGGCGGCGGCTCGCACCTTTCCCCTCGTCGCTGCGGACGTTGGCGTTCAATGTGATATCAGACATGGGATTAAAACCTCGGGTTGTCTGCCCAGGGCGACCTGCGACCGGATCGCTCTGGCGTTGAAGTAAATCGGGCCACCGGGGCCCAATAGTAAACGCCCGGCGGGGCCGGGCGGGCGCGTATTCTAAGGGAATTGGCGGTGAGGCGCCAGTGGGGGCGGTTGCCCTTGTCCGAGGCGCGGGTCTCGCCCTCCTGTCATCTCCGTGGCCTTAGCATCGAGATATTCGTCTTGCCCAGTTCTGAGAAGGCGAACCCAAGATTTGTCCTTGGTGGCGCTGGATAGGTTCAGATCAGCGAAACATCGCCGACAGGGATTCCTCGTTGCTGATCCGGCGCATGGACTCGGCGAGCATGGCGGACAGGGTCAGTTGGCGGATCTTTGGTGCCCGCTGCATCTTGTCGCCCAGGGGGATGGAGTCTGTGACCACCAGCTCGTCCAGCACCGAGTTGTTCAGGTTCTCGATCGCGTTGCCGGACAGCACCGGGTGGGTGCAGTAGGCCACCACTTTTTTGGCGCCGTGCTGCTTGAGGGCATTGGCGGCGTTGCACAGGGTGCCGGCGGTGTCCACCATATCGTCCACCAGCAGGCAGGTGCGGCCGTCGATCTCGC carries:
- a CDS encoding DMT family transporter, with the translated sequence MTQSNWKIGLPLALITVFMWALLPIALKGLLDTISATTATWYRFVGAAVLAGGYYSWSHQLNLRQLFQRALLPFTLCAVIGLLTNYLTYASGLKFITAGAAQIVIQLAPLMLLIASVFWLGERFSPRQWLGVLLVAAGLPLFFNQRLPELVSGADSEYLMGLGLIVVAAIGWSVYGFFQKKILAHATPQDLLVLIYFAGTVSFLPLSEPTSVAQLDWLGWLLLLFLTANTLIAYGAFAKALASWEASRVSATLALVPLTTLALSAAIGALWPGYIEVEPLNWISWLGALAVVCGSLLAAVGKGR
- the ychF gene encoding redox-regulated ATPase YchF, which translates into the protein MGFTCGIVGLPNVGKSTLFNALTKAGIDAENFPFCTIEPNAGVVPVPDPRLDKLAEIVKPQRVIPTTMEFTDIAGLVAGASKGEGLGNKFLANIRETDAIAHVVRCFEDDNVIHVANQVHPVSDIEVINTELALADLETVEKALQRFTRAAKGQDKHAIRMKALLEKIQPHLNEARPLRSMGLGEDELADLRELSLLTVKPTMYIANVDEDGFENNPHLDAVAAIAAEENAVLVPICNKLESEIAELDDDEKQEFLEELGMEEPGLNRVIRAGYQLLGLHTYFTAGVKEVRAWTIPVGATAPQAAGRIHTDFEKGFIRAEVVSYSDFVTYNGEAGAKEAGKWRLEGKDYIVADGDVIHFRFNV
- the pth gene encoding aminoacyl-tRNA hydrolase → MSKVPDTPIQLIVGLGNPGPEYDRTRHNAGADFVAELARRHGAQLVPDSKYRGLSGRVRIGGEDIRLLIPTTYMNRSGQSVAPLAHFFKIPVQAILVAHDELDLPPGTARLKSGGGHGGHNGLRDIISALGNNRDFMRLRLGIGHPGSARDVVNYVLQRAPGAEQEQLADAIDRAVDAMPIAASGDWGAAMKELHTNSKT
- a CDS encoding 50S ribosomal protein L25/general stress protein Ctc — its product is MSDITLNANVRSDEGKGASRRLRRQEGRVPGIVYGGKAEPQSISVLQKELFKALENEAFFSSVVSLDVDGKAEKVILRDLQRHPAKQQLLHVDFQRVSGDTKVHIKAPLHFLNEDTCKGVKAGGIVSHTLTELEISAPAAKLPEFIEVDLADLEMDGTIHISDLKLPAGVESVALSHGPDHDLVVASVHKPRGAIEAAAEGEAEGESGES